AAAGTCACCTCGTCAAAGGTGTAATCGCGCAATTCTTTTACGTTGGCGCGCAAGTTGGGGTTGGCAGCTTTGTTATTAGATTTGCGCAACACACGATGCGCAATCTTACGTCGCAGGATGCGTGGTACTACCTTCTGGGGCACTGGATTGGTTTTATGGTAGGTCGTTTTACAGGATCAGCAATCATGAAGCGAGTAAGCCCCTCTCGATTGCTATTCCTGTTTGCTGGGGCTTCATTTACCTGTGCCATTGTCGCAGTCGCTGCGAACGGTCTTGTCCCAGTTTGGGCTGTGGTTCTGATCGGATTCTTTCACTCGATCATGTTCCCAACAATTTTCGCTCTTGGCATTAAGAACCTAGGGCCGCTGACAAAACGCGGTTCGTCTCTGATGGTGATGGCGATCGTTGGTGGCGCGGTGATTCCCGCAGTTATGGGAAAGGTTTCTGATCTGACGAATATACAAACGGCGTTCTTCATTCCACTCATTTGTTACGGCTATATTTTGTACTTCGCTCTCGTCGGCTATCGACCTTCTCCGCTCGCCCTGACAGAAGTCGCGGTAGGGGAGGGATAGCGATCGTGAGTCGCCGTTATTGCCTTGCCCTGGATCTGAAAGACGACCCGCAACTCATCGCCGAGTACAAGCGCTATCACGAGAAGATCTGGCCGGAGATCACGAAGAGCATCAAGGACGCGGGAATCGAGGACCTTGAAATCTATCTCCTCGGCTCACGGCTGTTCATGATCATGGAAGTGAATGAGGCTTTTTCTTTCGCAGCGAAAGCGGAGGCAGATCGCACCAATCCTAAAGTGCAGGAATGGGAAAAGCTGATGTGGAAATTCCAGAAGCCGCTACCGCAGGCAAAGCCCGGCGAGAAGTGGATTCTGATGGATCGCATTTTCAAGCTGGAGCGTTCATAACATCTTCATAATCGAAAGGACCAATTCATGATCGATACTCGAATTTCACGCCGCGCGTGGCTAAAGGGAGTAAGCGCGTCACTCGTTACCGCGGCCACGATGCGCGGCCAGACTGCGCCAACTCAGAGTGCTCCGGCAACTCAGGCTGCGTCCGAAGACCAGCAGCAGACTCCAGTAGGCGAGCCGCCGGCGATTGCTGCCAATCGCGAGCAACGGATGCAATGGTGGCATGCCGCCAAGTTCGGCATGTTCATCCATTGGGGCTTGTACAGCGTGCATGGCCGGCACGAGTGGGCAATGGAAGACGAGGCGATTCCGATCGAGGAGTACATGCAGTTCGCGAAGCAGTTCAAGCCCAAGCCGAATGCGCCGCGCGACTTTGCGCGCCTTGCCAAAGCTGCGGGGCAGAGATACATGGTGCTGACGACCAAGCATCATGAAGGATTCTGCAACTTCGACACCAAGCTGACTAACTATTGCGCAACCAAGCAAGGCCCGGGACGCGATCTGGTACGCGAGTACGTGGAAGCAGCGCGGGCGGAAGGAGTGCGCGTCGGCTTCTATTACTCTCTGATGGATTGGCATCATCCTGACGGCGCGCGGTGCGCAACCGATGAAGCTGCGCGAAGGCGCTTCGTGGACTACACGCATGGTCTGATCCGCGAGCTGATGACCAACTACGGAAAAATCGACGTTCTCTGGTACGACGTTGCATGGCCACTCGATCGCGTAGGCTGGGAATCGGAGAAGATGAATGAGATGGTCTTCGAGCTCCAGCCGGAGATCATCGTGAACAATCGCAACAAGCTGCAGGGCGATTTCTCCACTCCAGAGCAGCACATCACTGCAGAAAAGGGCGGACGCGCGTGGGAATCCTGCATGACGCTCAACGACAGTTGGGGATACCAGCGTGCGGATAACAACTGGAAGAGCGCCAAGACTGTAGTCCGCAACTTGATTCAATGCGCGCGCGACGGCGGCAATTATCTCCTGAACATTGGTCCCCGCGGCGATGGTTCAATTCCGGAAGAGTCGGTGCGCATTCTTGAAGAGGTCGGAAGGTGGATGAGCAAGAACGGCGACACCATCTACAAGTCCGACCTCTGCCAGCCGCGCCGCTCAAACTATGCCAGCTTTACCCGAATTGGGAATACGCTGTTCATGCATGTTCACTACTGGCCGGGTGGCGATGTGGAAATGGGCGGATTGATGACGAAGGCCAAATCGGCGCGGCTTTACGCCACCAATCAAAAGCTCGACTTCAAGCAGGATCCGTATCAGCTCAAAATCTACAACCTGCCTCAGCAGGCGCCGGATCAGCCGGTCACAACCATCGCGATTGAATGCGAGGCCGAGCCAACTCAGGACAACATTTTTGTGCGTAAGGAGAAGCCGCGGGACGGGGTGTAGAACGGACTAGAAATCATGAGACCCACGTGCTATTGGATACACGGTTCGCTCCCAGCCTTTTCGCTGGCTTAGAGAGCGTCGGTTCAAGCATTGCGAAATGTATTCGGAGGACCGTGCTATGGTGAGGCGTATGTTCTAAGGAACAGTGATATATACAGCGATCTTTTATTTTGCGAAGAGAAAATCGTGGAATTTTGCCCAAAATCGGCAAATTCCAGGCTGAGGCAGGGATTTAACAGGGATGCGCATGCTTTCCGGTGGAAGTCATACAGTGCTAACGCTTTACCTCGGTTTTTCGGCAATTGCGGAAAAAGATCAGGGATTCCGCAGGGATTTTTTTGTCCCGAAATGGAACTGATGGCTGAGCCCAGTATCCGAATTGACCAAGCTGGACAGGTAATGCCCACCTCTGTAACGCAGTCCTGCGCCTTCAACCATGGGGATCATTTCACTTCAGTGCCGCTCTTCGCGATCGCCCATCTTCATCAGAACCACTTCCCCTCTGTGATTCACAAAGACGTCAGCCGAAAGCGGTGTGCGCCGCGGGTTCTGCTGTCCGAAGTTGGTGGCCGAGTAGTCGAAGCGGAGATCGCGGAAGTGAACGTCGTAATCCTGACCAGGGGCGGAGGGTGGCTCGGTATCGAGCAATGGGAACCGTGACCAGTCCAGATATGCGCGTCCTAAGGGCGATTTTTTTGCTGCCAGCGTAATCGCGGTATCGGTCGGCTTGTAGAAGATCTTTGCGCGGTCCTGGAGGTCGAGATTGGCTACACGCAAATCGATTGGCATCTTCGCATAGAAGCTCTGTGTTTCGACAACTCCCTCCCACACGAACGGGTTGACCGGATAAGGCATAGCGGCAGCCTTAGCGACAACTTCACCCCGATAATCGGCCGAGGTGAGCAGCGTGACGGCTTTGCGGTGCTGGTAATCGCGAACCCACCATAGAGCCACAACAGCAATCAAGGCCCACACCGCGCACCATCGGCCGCGAAACTTCTCTTTGCGCGCTCCTATCTCGCCGCCTACGAGACCGAAAATCGAGGGCAGAACCAGTCCCAGAAAGAGCGCCACCAGCATGATCGGCTCAACGATGAAAACAATGTCCCAGGAATACCAGCGCCAGTTGAATGGCATCAACGGCCGCACGCCGTAGTTGTTGGTGAAGTCGAGAAGTATGTGGCTAAGCGTGGCGACAATCCCAAAAAGGAACAGCAGTCCCCATCGAGGTGCGAGTGGCGGCTCTTTGCCACGGTGCTTCTGCCAGCGATTAATGCCATAAATGATGGCGAGCACAATCGCAGAATCAATCGGCGCGCCGATGAAGCTGTGCGTGACTCCGCGGTGATGAGCAAGTTCCTCGACTGGGCCTTTGATACCCCACAGAATGTCGACGTCAGGAAATTCGGCTGCCAGCGTCATCATGAGAGTGGCGTAACCACTGGCGCGGTTGAAGCCTGCGCGTCCGATGCATGCGCCGGTAAGGAAGTGTGTGACTGGTTCCATGCGGCGTCGTGCTGCAGTTTCTCTCCAATAAGACGCAAGCTTGCTTTTGCCTGCCGAGATGAACGTTTGAGTGTAACGGACGGGTGCGCGGAACGGGAACCGCCGGCTATTCGTGGTAAACGGTCACAATCGCGATGGCGATGGCCACAACGACTATCGCGATTACGGGGATCGCGATCGCCACAGGATCAAGATGGGCGTGAAGCGGCCTGTTCCAGATCAGGTGGCGCTCACTGCGGAGGATTAAGCTTGGATCGCTGGGATGCTCAATCTGCCAGGGAGGAAATAGAAGAAAGAAGCCTGCACCGAGCACCGTCAGGATAACGGCCAAGAGTAGTTGCCAGGGGCGACGCCTCATTCAAAAAGTATGGCGGCTTGCGGAGAATCGCTCGATACGACTTTGGTGGGAAGGCCCCAGGCGCTTGACCGGAAGGCGTACACTGTTCGGTTTCAAATCATCACCACTGAGGTTGGGATGAAATTTCGTCTGCTCATTTTCATTACATGTCTGTGCGCTGGAGCGCATCTCACAGCGCAAACCAATAACAACGCGAAAACCTCGTCCGAGGAAATTCACGAGATTCACGGCTTCGATATGTCGGCCATGGATCGCAGCGTGAATCCCTGCGACGACTTCTATCAGTTCGTGTGCGGGAACTGGATCAAGAACAACGCGATTCCTCCTGACCAGGGGCGCTGGGGACGCTTCAACCAGCTTGCCGAGCGCAATCGTCTCATTGCGAAACAGATTTTAGAAAAGGCTTCAGCTGACGACCCCAAACGGGACGCCGTCCACCAGAAGATCGGCGACTACTACGCTTCGTGCATGGATGACAAAGCGATTAACGACAAGGGCATCAAACCACTGCAGCCCGAAATCGATCGCATCGACTCCATGAGCGATAAGGACAGTGCCCTCGCCGAGTTGGCCCATTTGCACGAACTCGGGGTTCGCGGCGCAGCCTTCTTCTTTACCTCGAGTCCCGACATGCACAACGCGAATAGCGTGATTGCTTACGCCGATCAAGGCGGGCTCGGCCTTCCCGATCGCGACGATTACCTCAAAGATGACGCGAACTCGAAAGAGAAGCGCGAGAGATATGAGAAGCACGTAGCAAACATGTTCAAGCTCGCCGGTGACAGTGATCCGGACAGCGAGGCCCGCCAGGTGATGGATCTCGAAACCAAGCTGGCGCAGGCTTCGATGGATCGTATCGAGCGCCGCAAGCCGGAGAATCGCGATCATAAGATGACGGTGGCGCAGTTCGCCGCGCTTGCTCCTGACATTGGATTCGAAGAATTTGTGAAGGGCACGACCGCCCCATCGTTCGATTCGCTTAATGTGGGCAATCCGGAGTTCTTCAAGCAGCTGAATGAGCTCGCCAATACTGTTCCATTAGAGGAATGGAAGGCATACTTCAAATGGCACCTGCTGCACGAGTTCGCCGGCGTCCTCTCTGATCCGTTCGTCGAAGAGAACTTTGACTTCTATGGCAAATATCTAGGTGGGGCCAGAGAGCTTGAGGCTCGGTGGAAACGTTGCGAGCGTCTCACGGATCAGCAGCTCGGCGAAGCGCTGGGCCAGCCCTACGTCGCCGAGGAGTTCACGCCTGCCGACAAAGCACGCATGCTGAAGATGGTCGATGAGATCGAAACGGCTTTGAAACAGGACATCGAGAGTCTCGACTGGATGACGCCGGAAACCAAGA
This genomic interval from Terriglobales bacterium contains the following:
- a CDS encoding L-rhamnose mutarotase; the protein is MSRRYCLALDLKDDPQLIAEYKRYHEKIWPEITKSIKDAGIEDLEIYLLGSRLFMIMEVNEAFSFAAKAEADRTNPKVQEWEKLMWKFQKPLPQAKPGEKWILMDRIFKLERS
- a CDS encoding metal-dependent hydrolase, whose product is MEPVTHFLTGACIGRAGFNRASGYATLMMTLAAEFPDVDILWGIKGPVEELAHHRGVTHSFIGAPIDSAIVLAIIYGINRWQKHRGKEPPLAPRWGLLFLFGIVATLSHILLDFTNNYGVRPLMPFNWRWYSWDIVFIVEPIMLVALFLGLVLPSIFGLVGGEIGARKEKFRGRWCAVWALIAVVALWWVRDYQHRKAVTLLTSADYRGEVVAKAAAMPYPVNPFVWEGVVETQSFYAKMPIDLRVANLDLQDRAKIFYKPTDTAITLAAKKSPLGRAYLDWSRFPLLDTEPPSAPGQDYDVHFRDLRFDYSATNFGQQNPRRTPLSADVFVNHRGEVVLMKMGDREERH
- a CDS encoding M13 family metallopeptidase, which produces MKFRLLIFITCLCAGAHLTAQTNNNAKTSSEEIHEIHGFDMSAMDRSVNPCDDFYQFVCGNWIKNNAIPPDQGRWGRFNQLAERNRLIAKQILEKASADDPKRDAVHQKIGDYYASCMDDKAINDKGIKPLQPEIDRIDSMSDKDSALAELAHLHELGVRGAAFFFTSSPDMHNANSVIAYADQGGLGLPDRDDYLKDDANSKEKRERYEKHVANMFKLAGDSDPDSEARQVMDLETKLAQASMDRIERRKPENRDHKMTVAQFAALAPDIGFEEFVKGTTAPSFDSLNVGNPEFFKQLNELANTVPLEEWKAYFKWHLLHEFAGVLSDPFVEENFDFYGKYLGGARELEARWKRCERLTDQQLGEALGQPYVAEEFTPADKARMLKMVDEIETALKQDIESLDWMTPETKKAALVKLGDIRNKIGYPSKWRDYSKLNIVRGDFLGNVERANTFEVNRQLAKIGKPLDRTEFGMTPPTVNAYYSPPFNDINFPAGILQPPFFDKTADEAVNLGGIGAVIGHELTHGFDDQGRKYDGQGNLRDWWTPVDARAFEERVSCIADEYSSFEPLPDLHIRGRLTLGENTADNGGVRVAMRALHNMEAEQAKSGKSGAQRVNTKAINGFTPEQRLFIGYGQIWCENQSDAALRQQVQTNPHSPGKFRVIGVVQNSDDFAKAFSCKPGQKMVSEKACRVW
- a CDS encoding alpha-L-fucosidase produces the protein MIDTRISRRAWLKGVSASLVTAATMRGQTAPTQSAPATQAASEDQQQTPVGEPPAIAANREQRMQWWHAAKFGMFIHWGLYSVHGRHEWAMEDEAIPIEEYMQFAKQFKPKPNAPRDFARLAKAAGQRYMVLTTKHHEGFCNFDTKLTNYCATKQGPGRDLVREYVEAARAEGVRVGFYYSLMDWHHPDGARCATDEAARRRFVDYTHGLIRELMTNYGKIDVLWYDVAWPLDRVGWESEKMNEMVFELQPEIIVNNRNKLQGDFSTPEQHITAEKGGRAWESCMTLNDSWGYQRADNNWKSAKTVVRNLIQCARDGGNYLLNIGPRGDGSIPEESVRILEEVGRWMSKNGDTIYKSDLCQPRRSNYASFTRIGNTLFMHVHYWPGGDVEMGGLMTKAKSARLYATNQKLDFKQDPYQLKIYNLPQQAPDQPVTTIAIECEAEPTQDNIFVRKEKPRDGV